The segment CCAGTTAGGTAGTCTATAACTTTGTTTAGGATCCAGGATTTCTTATCCTGGGAgatattttacattaaataatTATACGTTTATTTTTCTGGAGGCGTCTTAAATTGGTTACAGATTGGTAAACTTTTACAACAactgttatttttatgttaccaGGTATTGCATAACCAATTTACTACTTTTTGGAAATACTTGATATTTTTCTAGTCTAATTGCTGTAGTTACCCGTAAAGACTTACCCTAAACTAACTTAGGATAGGTTTATTTAATCCTTTTAAAGAACGTTTCATGTGTCTCTTTTGTTATTTCAATCTAATCAGCGATTGCCTTTTGTTCATGGGTTTTTTAAAACTTGCTGCCGGTATTTCTCAATAACTTTCTCAAACTTCCATCAATCCCAAATGTGTCTAGCGATTCGGATAGATCATTCAATGTTCTATAGAAGATAACACCTTTCGTAACAAATTGAGTGAAAACCTGCTTGTTCGAGGAATAATGCTAGGTGACGTTACAACGAACGtcacttttcaaactttcacacTAACTATACAAATATTACTCAATTGgattacttatttgaaaaaatataagcCAACTTTTACTATTTGTCTATGGTTAGAAGCGATTGAcatggaataaaaaaataaaattggttAGATGCGACggtaaaattaaataaacatcTATAAAAATACTGCTGCAGAAAATATATCAATTGTCCTATTTAAATCCggcagaaaaatattaaatatttagtCCAAATTTATGCTACCATTGGTCTaaccagaaaaaaaacaagttgACCGATTCAAGGAGCATATTTAAGAGGTTGTGAAGGGCGTAAATTGGTTCAAAAAATGATTTACCATTGCATTTCAAATCAAAACTAATCGATCATTCAATATCTTCGGAGAACATCTATCTCCGCAACAATTCTTGTGGAAACTTAGATGTTCCAGAAAactttcaatttttctaggTAATCATTAAACCTGGTTGCTTAAaccttaaccctctctgtcccaggggtgttttggtggtttacagtttttTATCATGTAAAAAAGCTATTAATTAACAATTCGTCAAACACAACTATAAACCttgaaaaacaatgtttttactgcgttacaaaattaaaatatccatatttgaatgcttcaaaaattttaccggtcgattttagtatcggaagttatggagcacctgtgctaccatgggacagagagggttaaaagGCTTAAACCAATTGCAACTGTGTAAAAAGAAGTGTTTATCTAATGATTAAACGCTATTCCGATTGCTGTGATCTTCGGAGTCCGTAACTGTCTCACTGAAGACCcgcaaaaataatttatattgatTCGAATAAATATGAGTTGGTAGCCTGTCGACTCGTCAGATACTtggcaagaaagaaaaaaactttttttttgtgttttttacaAAATAATTTTGTGCATACGGTTTACAGTGTGTTAAACAACTACAGAACTTCTGCCACAATTTTATTGGTGTTAAAAATCCTAGTCATTCTGAAAAGAAATCGAGTATGGAGCCCTTGGGTATTTTAACGCATGATTGTCATGCATCGTTTTTAACAAACCAACCATTAACCAATATTTTCATTATTAATATTAAGATCAAACTCGAAAACAACAACAAGCGCTGATTCGTTCATATTGCAGATTCAAACAGGAGCAAACTAAGCTGGACATTTTAATCAACAATGCCGGTGTGATGCGCTGTCCACGGTCAGTTACAGCGGAAGGCATCGAGTTGCAGCTGGGTGTTAACCATATGGGCCACTTTCTGTTAACAAATCTACTCCTCGATATGCTTAAAATGTCGGCTCCTAGTCGTATCGTTGTGGTTTCTAGTCTCGCACACACACGTGGCAAAATAAATGTTCAGGATTTGAACAGCGAAAAGAGCTATGACCGAGCTGCAGCTTATGAGCAAAGTAAGCTGGCCAATGTACTATTTACGAGAGAATTGGCTAAACGATTGCAAGGCACGGGAGTAACCGTTAATGCCGTTCATCCAGGGGTTGTTGATACGGAGATAATGCGACACATGGGCATTTTTAACAGTTGGTTTTCCGGTATTCTGGTCAAACCGTTTATTTGGCCGTTCCTCAAATCGCCGATTGCGGGCGCTCAAACGTCGGTCTATGCTGCATTGGATCCGGAATTGGAAAAAGTTTCCGGTCAGTATTTTAGCGATTGTGCTGCGAAGGATGTCGCTGAGCAGGCAAAAGACGACAAGTTAGCTCAGTGGTTATGGGCTGTCAGCGATAAGTGGACTGGTACTCTAACTGGAACGGCAGCTGTTTCCTGACAGCGGATTATCAAGAAGAACGGCAGCAAAGACATCATCATTTTTAGTGAACCAAATTTACAGAAATAATGCGATTGGTGTTGGTGGGTGGAGGAACGATAAATTTCACCAGAAAAGCTTACGGCAGACGGTCTTCTCTTGTGTATAAGCGGATAATATTGGCGCCACATGGGCGGTAAAATTAGCCGAACCGGAATTGTCAGTCTAGAGATAGAAGAACAAACAATTTGCATAGTTTCCAATTAGGAGTTggctaaataaaattaaaaatagtcagCGAAGCTTAATCTAGGTACAATTTTGGCAAAGCTTTGCCATGAGATGGAATTAGTCGAACCGGAATACCCGGTTTAGATCCAGAATAACCGATCATTTGCATAGCTACCAGTCTAGAGTTAGTAAAACGAAATTAGAAATAGCTTCCTATGGTTTAGTTTGCTTAGGCTGAGCGCAATTTAGGCAGACGGTTGATTTAAAATAACACCTAATCATTGAATGTTGTGTGAAACATGTGTGTTAGTTTTGTAATTTTGGTTCAATAAAAGTGTTATCAAAGGAATGTcagttttgtcttattttttggTATGCAAAATGCCTAGAAAAAAACAgtgtttgtatttgtatttttggTTGTTTCATCTGACAACTTTGATATTATCTACATGAATATGAAACTTAAATCTAGAACAGAATCATTACAGGATGCAAGACAGGCGCAGGTGCGTGAAGAAACATGTTCAAAGTCAAATTATTCGATCAGTGTGAAGCTGcggatgcatgacgtcagtGGTTCGTAAAaaccgtgaagctcgaaaatcaATACGGGACAGCAGAGTTAAGGagttaataacaaaaattgacTGTTGCATCCTTCGACGACTCTCTAATGTCTTTAAATCCAAAAGCTGGCATCGTTTTACGTAGTGAGAAACATTGTTAGACGTCAGGGCAGATGTCTCATAGCGATACGAGCAAATCTTCGTTGAACACATTCTATTCTGGTTTTCAAACACAGGTTATGAAAATTCCAATCGATGTAGGCATTTTCAAGCATTGGGCGTACTAACGCGCTGTAGAATGCTTTCAAGCAATGGGTCTCGGAAATTTGTGAGTTGCGAAGCTCTAGATAGCAGATGATAGCAATATAATGTTGAATGAACGTGAGCTTGTTATCTAACAGAACTCGAAGATCGCTGATCTGATAGACTCGTCCTAGAATAGCTCCATTTATCTGGTAATAAACCATTATTAAACCacacatttggcaatgcttTTTGTAAGCTTGTTTCTATTATACCAATTAGTAAAGGTGTCCAACAGCGTTTGCAATCGGTAGCAATCAACGATAGATTTTACAACGGCATATATCAGTGTGTATCCGGAACCAAGCAGAATAGCAATGTCGTTGAAGTACAAGGCGATTAGCAAAGGCCATAGgttactaccttgtggaacACTAACGATGATTTCAACGACCATCGAAGTGCATTAAAATTAATACGCTGATAGTCTAGAGGTGCAACTACGAAATTGACAGCTGGGACTTCAACGGGACGTACCAGTGCAGTGCAGGCAAGAATAAATCTAGTGGAGATTGAGAGGATATGCTCGTCGATAAACTTGACAACCTTACTTCTGTCAGGTGATATGTAAACCGCAGCAAGCAAAAACTCATTCCTTTGATGATAGCAGAAACACAGACTTGTTCGAAACCATTTCTATGTCTTAACCAACACACTAGCGAACTGTTGAGCAACGGCAATCAATACGCTACCAACACTATATTCGTCAGTATTCTCCGAGCTACAATCACAACGATACACGTTAAAGACGGATCCAAACAGCTGAAGGAAACTGATGTAGCCATCTAAGCTGGTTTTAGTTAGCATGATTACATCATAGTTGCACTCATTAGATGCAAGGCATAGCTCGTCTACTTTAGCCCTTAAACATCGCACATTCTGACAGTATGCACAATTACCAAGTGCGTGTGTCATTGGCGTAAACAGAAAGCTCCGAAACAGAACTCCCTGCACGTGGATATCCTAAGCTGGAAGCGGAAAATACATCAGCGGAAGGAATCTTCGGATTACAATTGCACTTGCCTGCGTAACTGGGTTAGAACCACACTAGCTCACAGGGCAGTGACGACTGCTGGCCGCTGGCAGGATTTGCACGACTCTGGCGGAGGGATAGAAGGCTTCCATAATACCAACTGCAATGCGTTCCGTGTGACCTTCTTATTACAATTATAACAATTATAATATTTTGtgtgtttatttttattaggttaatttgattgaaaatttaGTAAATGTTCTCGTGAAGATTGTAACAATTTATCGAGGCATATCTCTCCGCAACTCTTCATACAAAAATCTCTCAAGATATGTCATGGTTAAATCATGTCCAAGGACTGTCAACTTTTGTCATTATGCGATGATATAAAGTCTCTAAAATGTAACTAATCCACGATGACGCCAGTAACAAGACGACAGCTAGAGGTTAAACTGAAGCGGTTTTTATAGGGCTGATAAAAGTGTGAAGAGTAGAGGATAGAACGCTGATGTTTAGAATTACGAGGAATTATAAGGAATTATTATAAGGACTTGAATCTGACATTATTAATATGTGGGAGTCAGTAGAACTGAGGAGAACACGTATCGGAATAATCAGTAATGTCTTGGGGGGTCCCAAATAAGTCTAGATCCGTTCAATGGCGACGTGTAAACGTGCTACCAATATGCGCGTCCTTGTCGACCTTTTAGGCGAAGATAATCTTGTTGACGACAGCCGCAGCAGCGGGTGGTAAGGTCGCATTTTATTCCACCATTACGAACATCACCTTTCGGATCACCGCAAGAACGCGGACACGATCCGAAAGAATGAACCGGTTCTTGAGCTGTTTTGATGGATGCGGCTTGATCGATTGACGCGCTCGATTTGTGCCGCGGAATCCTTCCATCCACAGTGCGATCCGCGTATAGTGAAGGTGGTCGCTATTTTGATGtgaatatgataaaatattctgtgtggcagaaatttttgcatatagAATGCCAATGGTTTGTAGGACAAGCAACGGACGCGTGTCGCCGCGGCTTCGGCGAAAACATGCTTCGGCAACAGCTTTCGGCACCATTAGAACTCTGAAAGCTTCTTTGGGGACTCACGGATTTATAGATTTATCGCTTAATGTCGAAATATTGGCGATTGGTAAACATTTGTGATCGCAAAATGCCGCACCGTCCACCGTGTCCAGAAGTGTTAAAAACTGCCAAATTGTCATCATGGCGGTCATTTCGGCACGCCGAAATGATcaatatatcatatattcaggaggtAATTTCTTTGTTCGGCAGAGAGGCGCCAACCGTCGAGAATATTTGATAAAGGATAAATAACTGAGCACAACATCTACTTATCGATACAGTATTTTATGTCAGTTTAGTCTGTTTATGTATTATTGGCTTCTGAACATGCTTGATCGGAATGTGTTGTATTTTTCCATGAGAATTGATCTTTGTTATGTAAACTAAACAGTATTTTATTGGGATTAGATTCTTCAACATTTATTCAGTGTTTTCAAAATTGATTTCCCTAGCTTTCAATTTATAATATCGAAAGTTATTGCTATGAAAGTATGTCAACTTAGTgtctattttataaaatttcatCAAACACGCTGAAAAATCTGCTACATTGAACGAAAAACTATGTGATTCTTGTTTTAAGTTTTAAAACTATTTGGCGTAAATCTGTTGGTACTAAAAGCTAGGAGATTTTGTGCCTGTTGGAGAAGGAACGTTATAGCTGTTCCACTCCAACGGGCTTTTCCTTTTTCAAAGCAATGAAGAaataaaaatgcaggaaatttaAAATAAGTCGCTGCGTTTTTATGAATATACTCTCGATGAGTCAAATTGACATTTCTCAACAACTTTTTCATGCTAATACGTGACCTTCTAAAATATCCATTACCTATACGTCAAATTGCTTGttatttaaaccattcattctCCAGCAAGTTATAGATAAAAAAGGATTATTTCATCTGTCTAATTTTAGGTTCTCAACTGTGCAGGAGGTGTATATTCTGAATAATACACGAAACGCGCTATTTTCGTCGCTGTCATGATGGAATTCTGCACTACCAGACATGGCGCCGAATACTGctttaattctatttttaaaaaatgtcgCTGAAAAAAGTTTCTTATCTCGCCTTGTACAACGTCGAGTTTGGTTGGTTTTGATTGTTGCTCATATTTTATTCCCCATAGACTTCAACAATGCTAATatgtaaatttgcattttatattTATGCCTATAGCTCCGCTTTCAATAGTCTTGGGAAACTGAActagaaatttcaaatttcaaactgcAAACTTTTTTCGTGGTGGGTGGTATTGTCAATGTGCTTAGCTTTGgaattttcaaaacatattttgtaaacttttgaGAATAACTTACAAGTTTCTCAATTTGTATTTTATCGTTTTAAGAAATTGATTTAATCGGTTTAAAGAAATGATTTTGTAGCGTGTTTGGAATTTCACACCATTTTTCGCAAGCCATTTGAGTTACCAATTTGCAATCAAAATAAGGTCATTCGGAATTACTGATTTCCATGTTTGCCAGTAAAAAATTGATTGAATTGATAGCGCCTTTGAGCTtacataaaatttctaagcttttTGAATTTCTTGCATCATTTGCAATAAGGTAAAAATCGAGCTGTGCTATTGAAGTTTGTCCAAAGAATTTTTATATGAATTATGTTTGATTTATTATGTTTGAAGAATTTTTATATGAATTCTGATTTTGGAAGCAATCAAATTTACTTTGAACATGTTTCTTATTTTCTCCAAGTACACCAAGTTCGATGGGTTTCAAATATATTGTTTTTAAAGTaaattgaaattatattttttactgacacaaaaattaaaaaaaacggaaataaaACCACGGTTAGTTTTCTAAACTTCTTCATTTGTAATGGCaatttctctcgttttccaagttatgataaatgataaagaaCATTTTCTTTCGTGAGACATATTTTTCATTGGGGATCCATGATGCTTCTTCTAGTGTACACTTTTGTAGACAGAGTGATAGGATGTTGTGATGGATGAAATATCTCGATGCTAAAGTTTGGGggtaataaattttattcgataggCGCCGTTCGCCCGGATCGTCAAACCAACCCGAATGAATATGCATGAAAGATGAAACTATAAGCCAAAGTCCCTGGTGTGGAGTCCGCGGGTTATGGCTTTTGGTTAGTTTGGGATGATTCCGTGATTTAATGCGCTTGTTTAAATGATTGATTCTTTTGAAGAATTTCGAATAATGCCAAATGTTTAATAAAATCGTTTGTTGTTGATTTCCAAAAGCCTCTATCCTGTTCTGAAACaataatatatttaaaaatttcCAGATGCTGGCAAAAGGTTTATTATGCAGCCCAGTTTATTAAACAGGTTATACAATTTACATGTTTCTAAtcattcaaaaatttgatgcagCAGCGCCGAGAATTCAAACCACACCTTATAAATAAGCCCGACACCCGATGAAAGCGGTTGTGGCCGGTTCTTCGTCACCGCACAGATTCCGGTCTCCGGTGAGTCTGCATTCCTACGTCACAACAAAAGGCGCCCATTTCTTCCCGGCGATCGCCAAGAAGACCGAAGACTACGGCGCGCCGAATATttatgtaaattttaagtaatttcAACGTTTGGTTGCGGATCGcgctggcggcggcggcgtcgccGATACTTTCTTGCACGGTTCTGCTGGCTAAATCGTGCTTATAAATTCGTTAAGATTTTTATAACAACACTCGCCGAACTGTTGGAACATTTGCGCACCACGAGAAGACGACGAACCCGGCTGTTGATGTTTGCTATTGTTGTTCGGCCGCCATACCCGGCCGCGCAGCACATCGCAGCGTCTGCTCCATCGAGCGGCGACAGACTGTCGGATTACACTGATAATATAATATGGCATCTTTGACATGGCTTCTTGTATAGTTTTGTGATGGCGGAAGCATTTCGCCTATATGCGGCGGCAAATTCATCTGGCCCGAATTGCCGATTAATGCCATTATTGACGCGGATGAGATTCATGCCGAAGATCTTTGGCGACAGGTATCTTCGGCAACGCAAAATGCTGATGGCGGATTTTCATATGGTGTTATATAGAATTTTGATTGGTTTGACCTTTTGAACTCGTACtctgtttgttttcttttccttgACTAGTTTATAAATTCCGTTTACATTAGTTGGATGATTTAGGTTACGAACTATTAAATCTCAAACAGTGATTATCTGTTTAATGCGTGAATTTAAATTGCAGAAATCTTAATTCAATGTCAATAGTAGGTATAAGGAAGCAAACAGACTACATTATGAGAATGTTAAGACTATGTTACAATTCAGTAAGGTCGAAGCTCCCACAAAGTTTCGGAATTTGAACAAATCCGGGAAAACGTTTCAAGGAAATAATTACGATATCAACCGAAACTCAAAACGAAATTAAAGAAGAAAATGAAACATAAACCAATAGTTCTCACCATAGCTAATTACAGTTCAGTCAACTGGAAAGATGTTAAGTAATTTGATTGATTAGGAAAGTATAGAAGTTTAAATTAACAAAATGTTGTTCGAGGTAATGCTGAAAGGTCACTGAATAGATTTCTAGCAAGGTTCTACCAAATTTCTACCGTATTAAATCTCCTGACCCATAAATTACCTAATCGATTGGCTGCATGGTCAAAAAGTATCATATACCTACATTTTTTTGACCAAGCGATCAGTCTGTCAAGAGTAGcagattccattttaattttattattgaaACGAAGCGAAGCTTTATGGCCTACAAACTTTTTTCCCGGTTGAATCGCCCAAAAGAGCAAAGCCATCAAGCATAGTACAGTCAATCACGAAGATAAGCGTACACCTAAAATGGGATTACTTAATCTATTGTTTATATtaaaggatgaaaatattggGTCATATATTCATTATTTAATGATGTATCACAACTACAGGTTGTGTGAattacatgaaaatttatttttcta is part of the Sabethes cyaneus chromosome 2, idSabCyanKW18_F2, whole genome shotgun sequence genome and harbors:
- the LOC128734334 gene encoding retinol dehydrogenase 13-like, coding for MFRSKLVLGVSLTGTIIGGSVLLKDYMQGARFKRGGDIRADGKVVIVTGANTGIGKETVMYLANRGANVYMACRDMKKCEEARKEIVLETKNANVYCRQCDLSSLQSVRKFVEQFKQEQTKLDILINNAGVMRCPRSVTAEGIELQLGVNHMGHFLLTNLLLDMLKMSAPSRIVVVSSLAHTRGKINVQDLNSEKSYDRAAAYEQSKLANVLFTRELAKRLQGTGVTVNAVHPGVVDTEIMRHMGIFNSWFSGILVKPFIWPFLKSPIAGAQTSVYAALDPELEKVSGQYFSDCAAKDVAEQAKDDKLAQWLWAVSDKWTGTLTGTAAVS